One genomic segment of Panicum virgatum strain AP13 chromosome 2N, P.virgatum_v5, whole genome shotgun sequence includes these proteins:
- the LOC120659820 gene encoding uncharacterized protein LOC120659820: MASAAAGSWSKRWIRPEVWPLFFATGTAVGICGMQLIRNITGNPEVRVLKEKRAAGVLENHEEGERYSQHGFRKFIDGRKPEIMESINSWMADPK; encoded by the exons atggcgtccgccgccgccgggtcgtGGTCGAAGCGTTGGATCCGGCCCGAGGTGTGGCCGCTCTTCTTCGCGACGGGCACGGCCGTCGGCATCTGCGGGATGCAGCTCATCCGCAACATCACCGGCAACCCCGAAGTCAG GGTTCTCAAGGAGAAGAGGGCTGCCGGCGTGCTGGAGAACCACGAGGAGGGGGAGAGGTACTCGCAGCACGGCTTCAGGAAGTTCATCGACGGCAGGAAGCCCGAGATCATGGAGTCCATCAACTCGTGGATGGCGGACCCAAAGTAG